From Streptomyces sp. HUAS MG91, the proteins below share one genomic window:
- a CDS encoding cytochrome P450, which translates to MYVRSARSAIASWLTRLYFSRLRRKGTGLDLSILSKLPDGALLPLRREGVDPVPEIGALRDREPVSRLPIPGMTVWLVSGYDEAKEVLGNAKAFSNDFRHLVGVGGAGADQNPGGLGFCDPPDHTRLRRLLTPEFTMRRLSRLTPRIHAIVEEQLAQLEKAVRESPDGTADLVEHFAMPVPALVICELLGVPYEEREAFQQFSVARFDVLGGAGASFGAVSQSLDYLRGVVAEQRRHPGEGLLGMLVREHGDNITDEELTGLADGVLTGGLETTASMLALGTMIMLSDREHFAALRDTEDPAAVAAPFVDELLRHLTVVQTAFPRFAREDVEIGGVPISGGDIVIVSLSAADRDPRLGGDGDDMDAFLPARPPTASHLAFGYGIHRCIGAELGKMELRAAFPQLVRRFPELQLAVAPEELEFRKLSIVYGVDSLPVRL; encoded by the coding sequence ATGTACGTACGATCTGCACGTTCCGCGATAGCGAGCTGGCTGACCCGCCTCTACTTCTCCCGCCTGCGGAGAAAGGGGACGGGCCTGGATCTGTCGATCCTGTCGAAGCTGCCCGACGGCGCGCTGCTGCCGCTGCGCCGCGAGGGTGTCGACCCGGTTCCCGAGATCGGCGCGCTGCGCGACCGGGAGCCGGTCAGCAGACTGCCGATCCCCGGCATGACGGTCTGGCTCGTGTCGGGCTACGACGAGGCGAAGGAAGTCCTCGGCAACGCCAAGGCGTTCAGCAACGACTTCCGGCACCTGGTGGGCGTGGGCGGGGCCGGCGCCGATCAGAACCCGGGCGGGCTCGGCTTCTGCGACCCGCCGGACCACACCCGGCTGCGCCGGCTGCTCACGCCCGAGTTCACGATGCGCCGCCTCTCCCGGCTCACGCCGCGCATCCACGCGATCGTCGAGGAGCAACTGGCCCAGCTGGAGAAGGCGGTGCGCGAGTCGCCCGACGGCACGGCCGACCTCGTCGAGCACTTCGCGATGCCGGTGCCGGCGCTGGTGATCTGTGAACTGCTGGGTGTCCCCTACGAGGAGCGGGAGGCGTTCCAGCAGTTCTCCGTGGCCCGGTTCGACGTGCTGGGCGGCGCGGGAGCGTCGTTCGGAGCCGTGTCGCAGTCGCTGGACTATCTGCGCGGTGTCGTCGCCGAGCAGCGGCGCCACCCGGGCGAGGGCCTGCTCGGCATGCTGGTGCGCGAACACGGCGACAACATCACCGACGAGGAGCTGACCGGCCTCGCGGACGGCGTGCTGACCGGCGGTCTGGAGACGACGGCGAGCATGCTCGCGCTCGGCACCATGATCATGCTCAGCGACCGGGAGCACTTCGCGGCGCTGCGCGACACGGAGGACCCGGCGGCGGTCGCGGCGCCCTTCGTGGACGAACTGCTGCGTCATCTCACGGTCGTGCAGACGGCGTTCCCGCGGTTCGCCCGCGAGGACGTCGAGATAGGCGGCGTACCGATATCCGGCGGCGACATCGTGATCGTGTCGCTCAGCGCCGCCGACCGGGACCCGCGGCTCGGCGGGGACGGCGACGACATGGACGCCTTCCTGCCCGCGCGCCCGCCCACCGCGTCCCACCTGGCCTTCGGGTACGGCATCCACCGCTGCATCGGCGCCGAGCTCGGCAAGATGGAGCTGCGCGCCGCCTTCCCCCAACTGGTGCGCCGCTTCCCCGAGTTGCAGCTCGCGGTGGCCCCTGAGGAGCTGGAGTTCCGCAAGCTGTCGATCGTGTACGGGGTGGACTCGCTGCCCGTGCGGCTCTAG
- a CDS encoding protein kinase — MDVRGDAGARGGPGAGFAPLQADDPVEVAGYRLAARLGAGGMGRVYLSHTQGGRPVALKVVRSELADDPSFRRRFRREMEAARRVRGAYTAELIDGDADADPPWLATLYVPGPSLAEAVARRGPLPASAVLWLMAGVAEALQAIHAAGVVHRDLKPSNVLLAADGPRVIDFGISLASGLSSYTATSGGLAIGTPQYMAPEQASGAEVTQATDVFALGQTAAFAALGAPLYGDGPGVTVLYRIVHSRPDLSPLPEEVRPLIARCLAADPAERATLTEIVEWCRRGLGDEVDSGGSAVWREVVGTEVPVPAPASAAAPASRTAPFTVAAPAAPRDPWAAPTGPSGPPARRRGARLAVGAAVTAAVLVLSALAWTVGDAGGLFGSDGNRAKSPTGSNGSASPPASGATSAADQKSDTGDRSADQAAGDQGGPSGSPVATPYPLQLLTEKNSLSIKDGVDRDDRKGDIRFSCAKETSCALVTDTSVIAPVYDKPGASLDTCRAYLAGKGADTRLPLAIITTGSEICFRHPDGYIGLFVVQAKSTALPKSGSSFLSGALTVWRAR, encoded by the coding sequence ATGGATGTCAGGGGTGACGCGGGGGCGCGGGGCGGGCCCGGTGCGGGTTTCGCGCCGTTGCAGGCCGACGATCCGGTGGAGGTGGCCGGTTACCGGCTGGCGGCGCGGCTCGGCGCGGGCGGCATGGGCCGGGTCTATCTGTCGCACACGCAGGGCGGCCGCCCGGTGGCGCTCAAGGTCGTCCGCTCCGAGCTGGCCGACGACCCCTCCTTCCGGCGGCGCTTCCGCCGGGAGATGGAGGCGGCGCGGCGGGTGCGGGGCGCGTACACGGCCGAGCTGATCGACGGTGACGCGGACGCCGATCCGCCGTGGCTCGCCACGCTGTACGTGCCCGGGCCCTCGCTGGCGGAGGCGGTCGCGCGGCGCGGCCCGCTGCCGGCGTCGGCGGTGCTCTGGCTGATGGCGGGCGTGGCCGAGGCCTTGCAGGCCATCCACGCCGCCGGGGTCGTGCACCGCGACCTCAAGCCCTCGAACGTCCTGCTCGCCGCCGACGGCCCGCGCGTCATCGACTTCGGCATCTCGCTCGCCTCGGGCCTGAGTTCGTACACGGCGACGAGCGGCGGCCTGGCCATCGGCACGCCCCAGTACATGGCGCCGGAACAGGCGTCCGGCGCCGAGGTCACGCAGGCCACGGACGTCTTCGCGCTCGGCCAGACGGCGGCGTTCGCGGCGCTCGGCGCTCCGCTGTACGGCGACGGCCCCGGGGTCACCGTCCTGTACCGCATCGTCCACTCCCGGCCGGATCTGTCGCCGCTCCCCGAGGAGGTGCGGCCGCTGATCGCCCGCTGCCTGGCCGCCGATCCGGCCGAGCGGGCCACGCTCACGGAGATCGTGGAGTGGTGCCGTCGGGGGCTCGGGGACGAGGTGGATTCGGGCGGGTCCGCTGTGTGGCGCGAGGTGGTGGGGACGGAGGTGCCGGTTCCGGCGCCCGCCTCCGCTGCGGCTCCGGCTTCGCGTACGGCTCCGTTCACGGTGGCCGCGCCGGCCGCGCCCCGGGACCCGTGGGCCGCGCCGACCGGGCCGAGCGGGCCGCCCGCACGAAGACGCGGTGCCCGGCTGGCCGTCGGCGCGGCCGTGACGGCGGCGGTGCTGGTGCTGTCGGCGCTGGCGTGGACGGTCGGGGACGCGGGCGGATTGTTCGGCTCCGACGGGAACCGCGCCAAATCCCCTACGGGGTCGAACGGTTCGGCCTCTCCCCCGGCGTCCGGGGCGACATCGGCGGCAGACCAGAAGTCCGATACGGGCGACCGGAGTGCGGACCAGGCCGCGGGAGATCAGGGCGGTCCGTCCGGCTCGCCGGTCGCCACCCCGTACCCTCTCCAGCTGCTGACCGAGAAGAACTCGCTGAGCATCAAGGACGGCGTCGACCGCGACGACCGCAAGGGCGACATCCGCTTCTCGTGCGCCAAGGAGACCAGCTGTGCGCTGGTGACCGATACGAGCGTGATCGCGCCGGTGTACGACAAGCCGGGCGCTTCCCTCGACACCTGCCGCGCCTACCTCGCGGGCAAGGGCGCCGACACCCGGCTGCCGCTCGCGATCATCACGACCGGCAGCGAGATCTGCTTCCGGCACCCCGACGGCTACATCGGCCTGTTCGTGGTCCAGGCGAAGTCGACCGCGCTCCCCAAGAGCGGCTCCAGCTTCCTGTCCGGGGCGCTGACGGTGTGGCGGGCCCGGTAG
- a CDS encoding DinB family protein, translating to MTSRPTMRHVPYEGTEKESLHVALDRHRDGVVWKLQGLDEERARRPLTPSGTNLLGLVKHLASVEYGWFCETFGREAEPLWFDPYQGEDIVAADDETVESLLAFYARARTAADRAIAEIPLEETGTAWDGRKVSMRWVLVHMLEETARHLGHMDILRELTDGTTGFLPPLPDARG from the coding sequence ATGACCAGCAGGCCGACGATGCGGCACGTCCCGTACGAGGGCACGGAGAAGGAGAGCCTGCACGTGGCGCTCGACCGGCACCGGGACGGTGTCGTGTGGAAGCTCCAGGGGCTGGACGAGGAGCGGGCCCGGCGGCCGCTGACGCCGTCGGGGACGAATCTGCTGGGGCTCGTCAAGCATCTGGCGTCGGTGGAGTACGGCTGGTTCTGCGAGACGTTCGGCCGGGAGGCCGAGCCGCTGTGGTTCGACCCGTACCAGGGCGAGGACATCGTGGCGGCCGACGACGAGACGGTCGAGAGTCTGCTCGCGTTCTACGCGCGTGCGCGCACCGCCGCCGACCGGGCCATCGCCGAGATCCCCCTGGAGGAGACGGGCACGGCCTGGGACGGCAGAAAGGTGTCGATGCGCTGGGTGCTGGTGCACATGCTGGAGGAGACAGCCCGGCACCTGGGGCACATGGACATCCTGCGCGAGCTGACCGACGGCACGACCGGTTTCCTGCCTCCGCTGCCCGACGCGCGCGGCTAG